TTAATTTTCTCTTCAGCGGCGATGCGGTTCTTTTCCAATTCCTCATCTGACCAACCAGATACATGTAATGAATTAAATTTCCGGACTTTCAGTTCTCTAAGAGCACACAATCGCCTAAGAAAACCTATATCTTCAAGCCAGACTCTTTCAACATCTGAAGACCCATATCTTTTAGCATCACCTGGTAAAACCCGTGCAATAGATTCATTCATCGAAATCCGCTCGAATTTACTGAAGTCGATCTCGTTCCGCTCGTAATTCACGGTCAGGCCGCCAGTCGCTTTCTGGACGCTTTCCTGCATCATTTTTTCGCAGAAATTCATCATTCCCTCGACGTCCATGTAGGCACAGTAGAATTCGAGCATCGTGAATTCGGGGTTGTGTTTGTGCGAGATGCCTTCGTTGCGGAAATTGCGGTTGAGCTCGTAAACCTTTTCAAAACCGCCGACGACGAGGCGTTTGAGGTAAAGCTCAGGCGCGATGCGGGCGAATAGCTTGATGTCGAGCGCGTTGTGATGCGTCTCGAAAGGCTTTGCCGCGGCACCGGTCGCCTTTGGCGTAAGCATCGGCGTCTCGACCTCGACGTAGCCCGCGTCTTCGAGATATCGCCGCATCGAGGAGATGATCTTCGCCCGGCGTTCGAAAACTTCGCGCGTCGTTAGCCCGTCATGCTCGACCATAAGCGACGATCCGATCAGATCGTAATAACGCTGGCGTTGGCGGATCTCGGCGTCCGCGATGCCGTGCATTTTATCGGGCATCGGGAGCATTGCCTTGGCGAGGAATTGTAGCTTTTCGATGTGAACGCTAAGCTCGCCGGTGTTTGTGATAAAGAGATAGCCTTCGACGCCGATAAAATCGCCGTGATCGAGCAACTGCCAAGCCGCCCAGCCGTTCTCAGTATCGATCGTGTCGCTGCCGTCGTTTTTAATCAGCGCCGCACCGCCCTTTTTATCGCAATAGACCTGCAATTTGCTGATGCCGTCCGTCAAATGAACAAAATTCCCCCGCGTCGGCGTCGTCAAACGGCCCGAGATGCGGACGTTTCCAAACTCTCGGAGACGCGCGTTCAGAGCATCCTTAATCTCTACCGGCGGACGTTCACGTTCGGCGAGCGTCGCCACGACGGCCTTGATCTCATCCACGATCAAGGCGACCGGCTCAAAGGCCTTAAGAGCGGTGATCGTGTCGTCGCTTCCGCTCACTTTTGAACGGTCAAATTTGTTTGGGTACACATTGCCGACCAATTCACGCAATTCATTTAGCGACGCTAGCCGTGCTTCGGTCTGGTCGTTGGGGACGATGATGTCTTCAAATGCAGTAATGCTCATAATTGAATATCTGATTATAGTTAACCGCCTCGACGACAGCAAACTTCGACCAAATATGGCAAAATATAAATTCCGCAGGAGAACGCATATGCCGGGCAAGCGTTTTCTGCGGATACCTGTGTTTATGGCGGACCAACTCGACGAACTTCAGCGGCAGATCGAACGCGGATCTCGTGTGATCAACCTCAGCGGCGTCACATCCGCGGCAGCGAAGGCGTCAGTACTGGCCCGTCTTCGATCTGCAACGGGCAGAGTTTTTGCAGTCGTCACTAATTCAAATAGCGATATGGAATCGTGGCTCGGCGACCTTTCATATTTCTGCGGTGCTGATGTCAAGGTCATTTCGCTACCCTCATTTGAGGCCGATCCGTATTCGGGCACCTCGCCCCACGCCGAGACTCAGGAGCGAAGGGCTCTAGCTCTCTGGCAAATGCGTGAGCAAAACACGGGATTTATCGTTCTGCCCGCACGTTCGCTGATCCAACGGACGGTCACGCCCAAGGCGATCGCCGGGATGGGCTGCGTGCTTCGCCGTGACGCAGACTTTCCGCCCGAGACCTTGATCGAGACACTGTTTGCCGGCGGCTATGTTCGTGAGGAACCACTGTTTGGCCCCGGTCAATTCTCCGTCCGCGGCGGCATCATAGACGTTTGGTCGCCCGACGCCGACGCTCCGGCCCGGATCGAATTTTTCGGCGACACGGTAGATTCCATCCGAAACTTTGACGCTGACACACAGCTTTCGATCGGCCAGATCAAAGAGGTTGCGATCGCCCCGATGCGTGAGGCCGCCGTCACGCCGCAAGATCTGATCGACTGGGCATTTTTTGCACGCGAACGGTTTTCGGATGATAAATACTTTAGAAACCTAAAAGATCGAACGGATTTT
This is a stretch of genomic DNA from Chloracidobacterium sp.. It encodes these proteins:
- a CDS encoding lysine--tRNA ligase; this translates as MSITAFEDIIVPNDQTEARLASLNELRELVGNVYPNKFDRSKVSGSDDTITALKAFEPVALIVDEIKAVVATLAERERPPVEIKDALNARLREFGNVRISGRLTTPTRGNFVHLTDGISKLQVYCDKKGGAALIKNDGSDTIDTENGWAAWQLLDHGDFIGVEGYLFITNTGELSVHIEKLQFLAKAMLPMPDKMHGIADAEIRQRQRYYDLIGSSLMVEHDGLTTREVFERRAKIISSMRRYLEDAGYVEVETPMLTPKATGAAAKPFETHHNALDIKLFARIAPELYLKRLVVGGFEKVYELNRNFRNEGISHKHNPEFTMLEFYCAYMDVEGMMNFCEKMMQESVQKATGGLTVNYERNEIDFSKFERISMNESIARVLPGDAKRYGSSDVERVWLEDIGFLRRLCALRELKVRKFNSLHVSGWSDEELEKNRIAAEEKIKKERFDLWEKTKLFETSMPTAEEAGFRVPDSIWEISVDSILRKFKNLEAAQLTGLVDLFEEFVEPDLIQPTFIVDYPKSISPLSKASPANPNIAERFELFINGMEVANGFSELNDPKEQYERFVDQMTAREGGDEEAMVLDEDYIRALSYGMPPAAGIGIGIDRLVMLLTNKHSIRDVILFPHLRPEKREEES